A section of the Acropora muricata isolate sample 2 chromosome 4, ASM3666990v1, whole genome shotgun sequence genome encodes:
- the LOC136915134 gene encoding uncharacterized protein, translating into MWLILLILLNVTWNTVSDARHTKFLHKDDQVIGYAKVGDRLTKREESDVQTSDPSSSHSKGQEEKIFTEMSNGNQGVGHLDDKKQQTQTSNSEGQRETTSLTIKPHEVNQMAIGPQQKQSENTTESLDKEAGKGPVNLNQLESPTSQKGGQLDDKTHYSTQGNVTWTNIGTQTATNQSPAQEQTNLKDDKAGQAQQVSDSSKTSPFSHETNPQENPKSDNKGNAESDQGQDAPEEGEPVPAVDLSKGRPTGVGYDTSTNEVFPNPAEENAATQTPVPEFPNESEPSGPYDPSQVIPGISEVSPDEGMGTGYDDMSMSFNGKSSSKRVLKKENQKQKSGDDI; encoded by the exons ATGTGGCTTATTCTATTGATACTGCTAAATGTGACATGGAACACAGTATCAGATGCCAGGCACACCAAATTCTTACACAAAG ATGACCAAGTTATTGGTTATGCAAAGGTCGGTGATCGGCTAACGAAGAGGGAAGAAAGCGATGTCCAAACGTCAGACCCCTCTAGCAGCCATTCAAAAGGCCAAGAAGAGAAAATATTTACCGAGATGTCAAATGGAAATCAAGGTGTCGGCCATTTAGatgataaaaaacaacaaactcaaACGAGCAATAGCGAAGGACAACGTGAAACAACATCATTAACAATAAAACCACATGAAGTGAATCAGATGGCAATAGGTCCTCAACAGAAGCAATCAGAAAACACAACAGAAAGCCTCGACAAGGAGGCGGGAAAGGGGCCAGTGAATTTAAACCAGCTAGAGAGCCCAACATCTCAAAAAGGGGGTCAACTTGATGACAAAACTCATTATTCCACTCAAGGAAATGTTACATGGACGAATATAGGGACTCAGACAGCTACCAACCAGAGTCCTGCGCAAGAACAGACTAATCTGAAAGATGACAAAGCTGGTCAAGCTCAACAAGTATCTGACTCAAGCAAGACGAGTCCGTTTAGTCATGAAACAAATCCTCAAGAAAATCCTAAAAGTGACAACAAGGGAAATGCAGAATCTGATCAAGGACAAGATGCACCGGAGGAAGGCGAACCAGTTCCTGCAGTAGACCTGAGCAAAGGCCGCCCAACAGGAGTTGGTTATGATACATCAACTAACGAAGTATTCCCAAATCCTGCTGAAGAAAATGCAGCTACACAAACACCAGTTCCAGAGTTTCCGAATGAGAGTGAACCATCAGGACCATATGATCCCAGCCAGGTTATTCCAGGAATTAGCGAGGTGTCACCCGATGAAGGTATGGGAACTGGATATGACGACATGAGTATGTCGTTCAATGGAAAAAGTTCAAGTAAGAGAGTTTTGAAAAAAGAGAACCAAAAGCAGAAAAGTGGGGATGACATTTAG
- the LOC136915136 gene encoding vacuolar protein sorting-associated protein 26B-like: MSFFGFGQSADIEIELANAESRKQVDVKNEDGKKERLFLYYDGESVSGKVVVNLKIPGKKLEHHGIKIEFVGQIELFYDRGNHHEFTSLVRDLARPGEMTQNATFDFEFVNVEKPYETYTGANVRLRYFLRVSIIRRISDISKELDLAVHTLASFPEMNNSIKMEVGIEDCLHIEFEYNKSKYHLKDVIVGKIYFLLVRIKIKHMELAIIKRETTGTGPNTYNENETIAKYEIMDGAPVRGESIPIRLFLAGYELTPTFKDVNKKFSVRYFLNLVLVDEEERRYFKQQEVILWRKGDLKKKPGILTEKLRHSREESKPEDAEE; the protein is encoded by the exons ATG AGTTTCTTCGGATTTGGACAATCAGCGGACATTGAAATTGAGCTCGCTAACGCTGAAAGCCGCAAACAAGTGGATGTGAAGAATGAAGATGGTAAAAAGGAGAGACTGTTTCTTTACTACGATGGAGAATCCGTGAGTGGGAAG GTGGTTGTCAATTTGAAAATTCCTGGGAAGAAACTAGAACACCATGGGATCAAAATTGAGTTTGTTGGACAGATTG AGCTTTTTTACGATCGTGGTAACCATCATGAGTTTACATCTCTTGTGAGGGATTTGGCACGACCAGGCGAGATGACACAGAATGCAACATTTGACTTTGAGTTTGTTAATGTCGAGAAGCCTTATGAAACTTACACAGGGGCAAATGTTCGTCTCAG ATACTTTCTCAGGGTGTCAATCATCAGGCGTATTAGTGACATAAGTAAAGAGCTGGATCTTGCTGTACACACTCTAGCAAGCTTCCCAGAGATGAATAACAG caTCAAGATGGAAGTTGGTATTGAAGATTGTCTACACATAGAGTTTGAATACAACAAATCAAA GTATCACTTGAAAGATGTTATTGTCGGCAAGATTTATTTCCTTCTTGTGCGCATCAAGATCAAACACATGGAGTTAGCGATCATAAAGAGGGAAACTACGGGAACAG GTCCTAACACTTACAACGAAAATGAAACTATTGCCAAATACGAAATCATGGATGGTGCTCCTGTCAGAG GCGAGTCCATTCCTATCAGACTGTTTTTAGCGGGCTATGAATTGACACCAACGTTCAAAGATGTGAACAAGAAGTTTTCTGTGAGATACTTTCTCAATCTTGTTCTGGTTGACGAGGAAGAAAGGAGATACTTCAAACAGCAG GAAGTCATATTATGGAGAAAAGGAGACTTGAAGAAAAAGCCCGGTATTTTGACAGAGAAACTGAGGCACTCCAGGGAGGAAAGCAAGCCTGAAGACGCGGAAGAATAG
- the LOC136915123 gene encoding uncharacterized protein, which produces MAAFSQTYLSKDLLSSLSAEVLDMILSYLPAKSLLNVSECNRRLLDLCRNCNFLWKHLCKIDFNADLTVKGSFPSFFLLYQLLYKSRIILEDTDHSTYSGYIPDWLYYWSALSTKPPLPGFSNLPAGRTKKTWGLKEEDLTNYQMQGNNSREGVRLERYYSWTDGLEAALWKHKSRQKFHEVALKRCVRSQKQIHKAFPKASKNQRRRAFNKFQNEHRKLKNILSKQKEGASEILINQCPQKIGEDYIDGYLHKSGIKQLESYIEFAKQLEREVGIEELIKDIPECVLLVYEKMSPIARQRFIPAEEFLDVARVYLERVKQVWRWQNENGTEGRQAFRDCDVVKAFPSYSAYIQTGCESHFRTLRLNFEGLEILRTWLDENAWITQVLDSDLIDVVRGAPSNRTVNNEPRAQPVQALKKMVKVFLKSGRKVDFDKILKRLAESARIFLHSNLMLVDSLERSLVAPL; this is translated from the exons ATGGCAGCTTTTTCTCAGACTTACCTTTCCAAGGATCTGCTGTCTAGTCTCAGCGCTGAGGTCCTTGATATGATCCTTTCGTATTTGCCAGCAAAGTCTTTGTTGAATGTGAGCGAGTGCAATCGCCGTTTGCTCGATTTGTGTCGAAATTGCAATTTTCTCTGGAAGCACCTATGTAAG ATAGATTTTAATGCTGACCTTACAGTAAAAGGCTCCTTTccctcattttttttgttgtatcAACTTCTGTACAAATCTCGCATTATCCTCGAAGACACAGACCACAGTACCTACAGTGGTTACATTCCTGATTGGTTGTATTATTGGAGTGCGCTTAGTACTAAACCACCCCTCCCTGGATTTTCCAACCTTCCAGCTGGGAGGACAAAGAAAACCTGGG GGCTCAAAGAGGAGGACCTCACAAACTACCAAATGCAAGGCAACAATTCAAGGGAGGGAGTAAGACTGGAACGTTATTATAGCTGGACTGATGGACTGGAGGCAGCTCTGTGGAAGCACAAAAGCAGACAAAAATTTCATGAAGTGGCTTTGAAACGCTGTGTGCGGAGCCAGAAACAAATACATAAAGCTTTCCCAAAGGCTTCCAAGAACCAACGCAGACGAGCATTTAATAAATTTCAAAATGAGCACCGAAAACTCAAGAACATTCTCTCAAAGCAAAAGGAAGGTGCAAGTGAAATTCTCATCAATCAGTGTCCTCAGAAGATTGGAGAGGACTACATTGATG GTTATCTTCATAAAAGCGGCATCAAACAGCTGGAAAGCTACATTGAATTCGCCAAACAACTAGAACGAGAAGTGGGAATCGAGGAGCTAATAAAGGACATTCCAGAGTGCGTGCTGCTTGTGTATGAGAAAATGTCACCAATAGCACGTCAACGATTCATCCCGGCGGAGGAATTTCTTGACGTGGCAAGAGTATATCTTGAAAGAGTTAAACAAGTCTGGAGATGGCAGAATGAAAATGGTACAGAAGGAAGACAAGCTTTTCGAGATTGTGATGTTGTTAAAGCTTTCCCTTCCTACAG CGCTTACATCCAAACAGGCTGCGAATCTCACTTCAGGACACTTCGGCTCAACTTCGAAGGACTTGAAATATTAAGAACGTGGCTTGATGAAAATGCTTGGATAACACAAGTACTGGACTCGGATTTAATTGACGTTGTGCGAGGAGCTCCCTCCAACAGAACAGTGAACAACGAGCCTCGCGCCCAGCCAGTGCAGGCTCTTAAGAAAATGGTCAAAGTGTTTCTTAAATCAGGAAGGAAAGTTGACTTCGATAAAATTCTAAAGAGATTGGCTGAATCAGCCAGAATTTTTTTGCATAGTAATTTGATGTTGGTGGACAGCTTAGAAAGAAGTCTTGTTGCCCCTTTATAG